One segment of Rosa chinensis cultivar Old Blush chromosome 6, RchiOBHm-V2, whole genome shotgun sequence DNA contains the following:
- the LOC112173610 gene encoding ER membrane protein complex subunit 4 translates to MEKGKGVMGAGRRWAVDLTDNSTSPCCRDVPDPPGFSRASSDQDDSTVSRQKKEAESTWKSQKAWEVAQAPFKNLLMMGFMMWMAGSTVHLFSIGITFSALWQPISALQGVGKVFEPYKDSKVDLLGPKLLFIALNLGGLALGVWKLNTLGLLPTHASDWVSSLPPAQEVEYSGGGIPLH, encoded by the exons ATGGAGAAGGGAAAGGGAGTTATGGGAGCCGGTCGAAGATGGGCCGTTGACTTGACGGACAACTCAACCTCTCCTTGTTGCCGCGACGTTCCTGACCCTCCTGGCTTCTCCAGGGCCTCCTCCGATCAG GACGATTCAACTGTGAGTCGCCAGAAGAAGGAAGCTGAATCGACATGGAAATCTCAG AAAGCTTGGGAAGTTGCTCAGGCCCCCTTTAAGAATTTGTTAATGATGGGCTTCATGATGTGGATGGCTGGCAGCACTGTCCATTTGTTCAGCATTGGAATTACATTTTCTGCTCTCTGGCAGCCCATAAGTGCCTTACAAGGTGTAGGAAAGG TTTTTGAGCCCTACAAGGACAGCAAAGTGGATCTTCTTGGCCCAAAGTTGCTCTTCATCGCCCTTAATTTGGGGGGTTTGGCACTTGGTGTCTGGAAG CTTAACACATTGGGTTTGCTTCCTACACATGCATCCGACTGGGTTTCATCCTTACCCCCTGCTCAG GAGGTTGAGTATTCTGGTGGTGGCATTCCTCTCCATTGA
- the LOC112173611 gene encoding probable steroid-binding protein 3 has product MAMELTAEELRQYNGTDPSKPIYVAVKSRIFDVTNGKSFYGPGGPYAMFAGKDASRALAKMTKNEEDITADVQGLSDKEIGVLTDWENKFEAKYPVVGRVVS; this is encoded by the coding sequence ATGGCGATGGAGCTAACAGCAGAGGAGCTGAGACAGTACAACGGCACAGACCCATCGAAGCCGATATACGTGGCAGTGAAGAGCCGCATCTTCGACGTGACCAACGGCAAGTCGTTTTACGGTCCTGGAGGTCCCTACGCCATGTTCGCAGGCAAGGACGCCAGCCGAGCTCTGGCCAAGATGACCAAGAACGAAGAAGACATCACCGCCGACGTCCAAGGCCTCTCCGACAAGGAGATCGGCGTCCTCACCGACTGGGAGAACAAGTTCGAGGCTAAGTACCCCGTTGTTGGCCGTGTTGtttcttga